The Hippea alviniae EP5-r region ATAAACTTGCCATCTTTAATTATTATCTTTGCAACTTCTCTAAATATCTTCTCTTCTTCTTGACTATTTTCTCTTGCTAAGAAGTCAACCATCTCAGTATAAGCCAAAAACGCCCTATGCTCTAAATACTCTTTCAATGTCTTAAACTCTTTCTTCTCAAACATCATTCTTTGTATATCAGGAATACAACCACCAAGATAGTCATAGATGAGATTTATCTCTTCTTCTGTGTATCCTTCAGAACTCAACCACTCTACAACTATACTCTTATCAAGATGGTCAACCTTGAAGAATTTACTTGTCTTCTTCAATTTTGCATCATTATAAATCCTATCTATAAACACAGTGTTTGAGCTTAGGATAACAACATGAGACAGATGTGTCTCTTTTGTTAAAGAGACACAGAAGTTTAGGAACTCTTTGAGTAGTTCTCTATCTCCATTTATGTATATATCTTCAAGTGTTTGGATTTCGTCTATGATGATTATAGGTTGTCTGTTTTTCTTTGTTCTGTTTTGTATCTCTTCCATTAGAACTTTGAATAAGTCTTTCTCTTTGTTTTTTACTTCATTTAGCAGTTCTGCTTTTATGTTGAATACTCCAATATTGAAGCTTGCTGAGAGTTTCTCTTCTTTCTTGCCTTTGTCATCTTTCTCTGGTGTTAGTATTGCTTCTATAAAACTTGAGTAATTGCTTATTAGATATCTTCTTAAGTTTATATACTTCACCCACCAATTACCTTTGGGTTTTAAGTTCTCAAAATCTTCAAATAACTCTTTTTCAACAACATACTCAATGAGTGTTGTTTTGCCTGAAGATTTTGGGCCATAAACCCAAAGTATTAACTCTGGTAATTGATTGAACCAATCAAGGAAGAAGTTTATCTCTTTATCTCTGTCTATGAGTTTTTTGTTTCTGAAGATACGGGTTTTCATGGGTTGCTCCTTTTTTGGCTATACCTTTATACCTTTCTTTTGTCAACTATTAACCTAATCTTGCCTGTTCTTGGATTGCGCTCTATAGAATTGGGTGGAACAATTTTAACCACCACATCGTTTATAAAGCCTTTATTGTGAAGTATCCTTAACTCCTTTGAATTTTCATATATTATTTTTCTTAACATTTCTTCCCTTTTTTTATCATAAGGTTTTTCGTCAACAGTTTCAACAATAACCTTGAGTGTATCTTTTCTGTTTTCAACTTCTGCAATTATTTGGAAGTGTTTACTCAATCCTTCAACTTGAGATATAGATTTTGAGATAACTTCTGGATGTATATTTCCACCGCCTATTATCAGGACATCATCACTTCTGCCTAAAAGTTCAAATACTTTAGTCTTTCTGCCGCAAGCGCATTCTCTTTCAACCCATCTTCCCAAATCTCCAACTTCATACCTTATCGTTGGCATAAGCTTTCTGTGTAAGTTTGTTACAACTATCCTGCCTATTTCACCTGGTTTGCACGGCTCATTGTTCTCATTTAAAATCTCAACATAGTGCAAATCTTCGTGAACATGATGCAGTCCGCCGCTCTGATGTTCGCACTGATAGCCTATAGCACCAGTATCGTTTGTTGTATAACCAGTTGAGGCAAATTTCTTAACTTTCAAGACATCTCTTATATACTCTCTTGCTTCAGAGAACAGATGCTCACCACCCGTTACAACTTTATCAATTGTCAAATTGACACCGTTCTTATCAACATACTCGGCTATGGATATTGCAAGGGAAGGAATCGTGATAAAACCGTTAGCTTTAAATAGAATCAGCGTATTTACTATGTCCTTTACATCAAAGTTTCCGCCCATAGGCAAAATTCGGCATCCAACTACTTCAAGTGCCATGTTGTAAGAAACAAACGATGCCCACATGTTTCCCGCAAATAGAAGATTAGCAACTACGTCATTCTCATCAAATATAGACAATCTCAGGCCCTTTCCCAACTTTAGAGCATTAAACCACTGCTCTTGAAATGTCCTATATACAACCTTTGGAGTTCCCGTCGTTCCACCGCTTGAGAACACATAACCCGAAGCATGATTATCCGTCAAAAGACCGTCTCCAGCAGGTGGCAGATACTTTTTGTAATCACTTCCCGTAAGAAGCGGCAATTTTCTAAAATCGTCAAAACTGTTAATCTCATCTATATCTTTGTATCTTTCTGCAAACAAAGGAGAATGCTCTTTTGCATATTTCACTATTTTCTTTAGCCTTTCAAGTGTTAGTTTGTCTCTTTCTTCTTGGTCTAAAAAGTCAAAATAGTCGCTTTCTGGGTCGTATTTATGGTTAGGAACAACAATATCCCACTCAGACTCAACATCATTCCTTGCAAGCGATATCCACTTAACAAGCTCAGATAATCCTTTTGTTCCGTCGTGTGGAGTGCCATGTTTTCTTGCAGACATTCTGCCGGCTTCTGTAAACCTATCAGCACCAACACTTCCAAGCTCATTTGCCAGCCTTTTGGCTGTATCATCTTCTGCAACAACGGCCACAGACTGCAGGTATTCACCCATCGGTTTTACTATTTCAACAACATCGAATATGTTATCCACTGCTTTTACAAACAGTGTCCTATTCTGACACGATATTTGAAACTCCTTACTGTTCTGATAAACAACTGTAGAAAGGCCTTTGCTTCCAACTCTAAGATCTGATTTGCCCATAGCCTTTTCAACCTTCGCAAGCTCTCTAACCTTATTTATCTCCACCGCTTCATCATCATAGACTTCACCCTGTGGCAGGATATCAGCCCAATAGTCGAAGTATTCTGCTATCTTCTCAAATAGGGCTTTGGCATTTTCTTCTTTTTCAACATAAACAACATGCGGAGAAGAGCATGCAGACTGCTCCCACATCAGAGCATCTTTGGCTATAAGTTTGGCTATTTTATCTATCCCTTCCCTTTTGAGTCTTCTATCTTCAACAACGACAAAGCTGTATTTTGGCCCATATTCAACGAGTTTTGTATGAAGCCCTAAATCCTTTCTATAGCTTTCAACCGTCTCTCTACCACCATAGACAACGATGAAGTCTGCAAGCTGCTTTAGAGGTTTCTCCAAGCGCTCATCTCCACCCTTCCAATGAATCAAAGCCATAGCCTTATGTAAAATGCCCGTATGGTCGTTTTCTTTGAAGCTTTTGGCAAATAGAACGGGAAATACAGGGTCAACTGTTGACATCTTCATTATATTGACATTCTTCGTCATTATACCCTGAATTAGGCTATCGACACCACCAACAAATACATTACCTGCTGAGACATGAACAACTATCCCTTTCGGTTTTGCCATAATATAGCCTTTAAAAACCGGATGATATACCCAATCGTCAAGATACTTATCATCACCCAAATCACATACCAGTCTGGTTTTTAAATTCTCCTTCTTCATCATTGAGCACATAGTTTTTATGCCTTCTGCAACCATCGGCTCTGAAAAACCAACAAGAGATGGCAATCTCTTTAGTGCTTCTTTTCTATAGGGATACTCATCATCAAGCCATAACTCAGAGAGCTTATCCAAAACAGTCATAATATCTTTCATTGGGATTTTCTCTATCTCTTTTTTCAATTTTTCTGCTTCATCGAGAATCCCATAAATTTCCTTAGGCTCAAGATAAGAGCTCAGCTCCTTTATCTTTCCAAAAACATATATCTCCATTGTTTGCCTCCCCTATGATTGGAGTAATTCGGCTGCCGTTATAGCGCAACCTTTATGTTTCTTTTTGCCAGCCCTTCCCAAAAGCTCTATGTAAGGCGTCTCTATTCCGCAATCGCAATCATCTTTCAGCATACCATAATCGGTTGAAAGAACGGATATTGTCGGTTGGGCAAGATTGTAAGGCGATAAAAACTGCAAAAGCCCTTTCTGGTTATATCCCAAAAATTCAAGTGTGCCTGGCTTTCTTACAAAAATTTTAGCATAGACAGGCACATGAAAATGCCCTTTAGGACAGGTTATATACGGGACACCATGTTCAACAAAGCCGTAAATGTCTCTAAAACCATCTTTTGGAATACCCAAAACTTCTGATACTTCATCTTTAAACCTATCAAACGGTATGCTTTTTTCTTGTTTATCTTTCCATCCGCCACCCGTTATAACCATGCTTTCTTTGTGATTAAAATTGAAATAGAGGTTTCTCTTTTTGAGCTCTAAAATTGTCTCATGAATAAATGCGGGAAAACCAACAATTCTCAAAGGCGTATTCTTATCTTCTGCATACTCCTTTAGCTTTTCTATAACGCCTTCCATATCAAAGAATGCAGCACCATCCTTACCTTTGTGGATGGCAAAAAACTTGTTCTTTGCAGGTGTAAAGCTGGCATAAGTGATGTGAGTGTTTGCTGCACCCTTATTGCCCTTTGTATCGGGAGAATAGCTAAAGACAATATAATTAGAAACTGTATCGCTTTTTATACCAACCCTTTCAACGAGTCTTTCTCTCATCGTGCTCTGCCTAATCTTAGAACCTTCATCCCAAAGTATGTGGCTTTTTTGGCCACTTGTGCCACTTGATGTAAACTCGTAGGCTATCTTCTCACTCGGCAAGCTTTTTAGCGTGTACCATTTAAGGACATTAACCATTATATGTGGAATGAGCTTTAAATCTTCTTCTTTTTTTAAAAGTGATGGACTTATGCCTTCGAACTCGCAAATCTTTCTGTAAATCTCATTGTTTTCATAGTGAAACTCAAAGGCTTCTCTCATCGCTTGAAAGAATATCTCCCTACACTCCCTGCTAACACAATACGGGTCTTTTATCTCAAACAACTTATCAAGATACTCCATCTTTTCCTCCTTAGTTAACCCTTCTGTCAATAAGCCTTTTTATCTTGCCCGTAATAGGGCTTCTTGGAAGGCTCCCAACAGGAACAAATTTAACATCAAATACGCTAAAATAGTTAGCATCAAAACCCATTTTCAAAATCTGAATGTTGTCAACCAAGCTTTTTATGATACCTTCTCTGTGTCTGTTGCTTTTTTGGATATCTGACGACTCAATCCTTAGAATAAAGCCAACAAATCCCTTTTCGTCTTCTGTTATCTCAACCTGATAATTCGGGCTTATCCCATCCTTTGACACAAAACTGCTTATGGCTCTTTCAATCTCACCCATAGAAACATAAGCACTTGCTATCTTGAAGTCTTCTCCTGCTCTGCCCTTTAAAACAAGTATCGGATTCTTATCACCACACTTGCAGGACTCTTTCTTTATATACCCAATGTCTCCAATCCTGTATCGTATAAGTGGCATGGCTGTCCTGTGTAAGTTTGTTATGATTATTTCACCTTCTTCTTCAGGCTCTGCCACTCTATTTTTTTCAAAATCGAAGATTTCAATAAACTGAAACTCCGTAGGTATGTGGTATTCTCCTGCTTCGCAATACTCACACTGATAACCCATAATACCGCAGTCTGAACTGCTGTATGCTGCAGCTTTTATTTCGGTGTTTGGAAAAGCCTTCTTTATGTGGGAAGACGCAGATTTACTTAGATGCTCACCGGCAAACATAATAAGCCTAACAG contains the following coding sequences:
- a CDS encoding ATP-binding protein — its product is MKTRIFRNKKLIDRDKEINFFLDWFNQLPELILWVYGPKSSGKTTLIEYVVEKELFEDFENLKPKGNWWVKYINLRRYLISNYSSFIEAILTPEKDDKGKKEEKLSASFNIGVFNIKAELLNEVKNKEKDLFKVLMEEIQNRTKKNRQPIIIIDEIQTLEDIYINGDRELLKEFLNFCVSLTKETHLSHVVILSSNTVFIDRIYNDAKLKKTSKFFKVDHLDKSIVVEWLSSEGYTEEEINLIYDYLGGCIPDIQRMMFEKKEFKTLKEYLEHRAFLAYTEMVDFLARENSQEEEKIFREVAKIIIKDGKFILKDNSPNKHELIKVISKWAEKEILFFDPLTLEVKGNSRIYEKGMERLSYRN
- a CDS encoding acyl-CoA reductase, which produces MEIYVFGKIKELSSYLEPKEIYGILDEAEKLKKEIEKIPMKDIMTVLDKLSELWLDDEYPYRKEALKRLPSLVGFSEPMVAEGIKTMCSMMKKENLKTRLVCDLGDDKYLDDWVYHPVFKGYIMAKPKGIVVHVSAGNVFVGGVDSLIQGIMTKNVNIMKMSTVDPVFPVLFAKSFKENDHTGILHKAMALIHWKGGDERLEKPLKQLADFIVVYGGRETVESYRKDLGLHTKLVEYGPKYSFVVVEDRRLKREGIDKIAKLIAKDALMWEQSACSSPHVVYVEKEENAKALFEKIAEYFDYWADILPQGEVYDDEAVEINKVRELAKVEKAMGKSDLRVGSKGLSTVVYQNSKEFQISCQNRTLFVKAVDNIFDVVEIVKPMGEYLQSVAVVAEDDTAKRLANELGSVGADRFTEAGRMSARKHGTPHDGTKGLSELVKWISLARNDVESEWDIVVPNHKYDPESDYFDFLDQEERDKLTLERLKKIVKYAKEHSPLFAERYKDIDEINSFDDFRKLPLLTGSDYKKYLPPAGDGLLTDNHASGYVFSSGGTTGTPKVVYRTFQEQWFNALKLGKGLRLSIFDENDVVANLLFAGNMWASFVSYNMALEVVGCRILPMGGNFDVKDIVNTLILFKANGFITIPSLAISIAEYVDKNGVNLTIDKVVTGGEHLFSEAREYIRDVLKVKKFASTGYTTNDTGAIGYQCEHQSGGLHHVHEDLHYVEILNENNEPCKPGEIGRIVVTNLHRKLMPTIRYEVGDLGRWVERECACGRKTKVFELLGRSDDVLIIGGGNIHPEVISKSISQVEGLSKHFQIIAEVENRKDTLKVIVETVDEKPYDKKREEMLRKIIYENSKELRILHNKGFINDVVVKIVPPNSIERNPRTGKIRLIVDKRKV
- a CDS encoding acyl-protein synthetase, coding for MEYLDKLFEIKDPYCVSRECREIFFQAMREAFEFHYENNEIYRKICEFEGISPSLLKKEEDLKLIPHIMVNVLKWYTLKSLPSEKIAYEFTSSGTSGQKSHILWDEGSKIRQSTMRERLVERVGIKSDTVSNYIVFSYSPDTKGNKGAANTHITYASFTPAKNKFFAIHKGKDGAAFFDMEGVIEKLKEYAEDKNTPLRIVGFPAFIHETILELKKRNLYFNFNHKESMVITGGGWKDKQEKSIPFDRFKDEVSEVLGIPKDGFRDIYGFVEHGVPYITCPKGHFHVPVYAKIFVRKPGTLEFLGYNQKGLLQFLSPYNLAQPTISVLSTDYGMLKDDCDCGIETPYIELLGRAGKKKHKGCAITAAELLQS
- a CDS encoding phenylacetate--CoA ligase family protein translates to MDMEFKYVPFDKGLELAKEIFNFAKRHSAFYSKKFEDIGEIKTYKDWLNIPFLTRDELYNNAFPYSLDMITREIKNMIVISTGGTSGVARYITLTHDEWDKFCEIQAKALHLLGIRENDIVANLFVSGNLWPSFLGAHEILKMLGAVHLPIEARTEGDKMMEFLFTFKPTVILSVPSLLVSLSDMALSMGKVFESVRLIMFAGEHLSKSASSHIKKAFPNTEIKAAAYSSSDCGIMGYQCEYCEAGEYHIPTEFQFIEIFDFEKNRVAEPEEEGEIIITNLHRTAMPLIRYRIGDIGYIKKESCKCGDKNPILVLKGRAGEDFKIASAYVSMGEIERAISSFVSKDGISPNYQVEITEDEKGFVGFILRIESSDIQKSNRHREGIIKSLVDNIQILKMGFDANYFSVFDVKFVPVGSLPRSPITGKIKRLIDRRVN